Genomic segment of Candidatus Chlorohelix allophototropha:
AAAAGATGGGACGCTCTGGGCAGCCAGTACAAAAGTGGGGCAAGCGTAAAGGCAAGCTATCTTCAAATACATTCGCCGCATCATGCAAGTGCTGTGCCAGTTCCGCAGCAATACCGGAGAAATACGTAGCGCCACCTGGATACACTTCTTTAGAAAGCCATGCAGTTACACTATTCAAAAGAACTGTCGGGGAATATTCCCCCGCTTCGGGCAATACGCCTTTGCCGAATATCTGCAAGTCGTGCAAGCGATGGCTCTGGGCAATCGCCCTGATTTGAGTTTCAAGGCTATCCGGCATGCCCTCTTCTACTATCAATACCTTTTCTTTATCGCGCAAAAACTCCACGATTTCTTCGGGAACCAGCGGGTGTATCACATTCAGGTTATAGATTGGGAAATTGCACTGCCCGGTATTATCGGCTTCGCCCAAAACCGTAAGCGTCCGCAGCAAGGTGTTATAAAGCATGCCCTGTGTAATAAAACCGATGCGTTCATTTTTGCCGGGGAAAAAGTCGTTCAGCTTATTCTCGCGGATATAGCGACGGGCGGCAGGCATGCGCTCTTCAAATTTGCGTCTTTCCTGCACCTGACTATAAGGAGGTAAGGGGATTTTGGTCAGTTTATCTTCCCAGCGGGTTGCCTTGTGGTTCATATTGAACTGCGGAGTGGCATTATCTTCACAAACCAGCGAACCTTTCATGTTTCCAGTGCGAGTGCGGAAAAGATACATTGCGATTGTGCCGCTCACTTCGCTCAACTCGAAGCCCTTTTTCACCATATCTGCCATAAGCTGAGAATCGGCACGGGGATCAATACATAAAAGACCCGATTTGTGAGCATAGGGTAAGGTCTTTTCGGCAACGCTAGTGCTGTTCAAACCATAATCTTCGCCTACGAACACCATTGCGCCCCCGATTAAGCCGGGTTGCGAAATATGCGCCAGCGCGTCTGCACCTACGTTGTTGCCGACCACCTTCCAGTTTACGGCACCGCGCACGGGGTTATTGACCGAAGCCTGCAATAAAGCTGCTGCCGCTGCCTCATTTATCGAGCCTTCAACGTATACGCCGAGAGGTTTTAGAAATTCCTGATAACTGTCTGAAATTGCATCATAGAGGGAAGAGGTGGGCGCACCGGGGTAACCGCCGAGGTAACTAACACCGCTTTCAAGTAGCGCCTTTAGCACCACCACTGCCATGTCGCCCTTAAGCACCTGCCCCTTTCCGAAATTGAGTTGACGGAGGGTTTCAGTGGAAAAATTTCTGCCCATTTACACTACTCCTTGATTCTCTCAAGACCACCTTGTCATGAGATTGGGCGATAAACTTGTTAAGTAAATCTCCAGAAAATGTTGTATTATATGAATAATACATTAATGCTTGTATGTCAAGCAACTTTCCGACAATCTGACAAGTGTTATAGATAAATTCTATGCAAAGCGTCGCCACTTGAGCCTATTTTGTTGCATAGTTAATAAGCGAATAGTAGCGTTAGAAGTTTTGTAGGGGGAATGGTAATGGCTGATAATTTTAACGGTAAGGAAAAATATCAAAATGAATTAAAATGGGGGCGTATGCCCGAAAGCTGGAGAGTAGGCGCACGCGAAGATGCCGGAATCGAATCGGCAGGGCAACCACCGCTTGACCAGTTAGATACTGCCATTGCACGTGCCCTCGAAAAGGATAGTCGGATTAGCTTGCTGGAATTATCGCGGCAGCTTGGCACTTCTCGCACCACCATCTCGGAACGACTAAATCGGCTGATTGAGCAAGGTGTCATCAAAGGTTTTCATGCTCGACTGGATTACCGAAGGCTTGGCTACCCGATAATTGCTTTTGTAGGGTTACAAACTTCGCAATCGCAAAAAGCGGTAGAAGTAATCGAGGCGTTAAAGCAAATACCCGAAGTGGAAGAACTGCACACTGTTACCGGGCAAATCGATATGCTGGTTAAGTTGCGTGCGCGAAGCACCGAACATTTGCAGCACATCCTGATCTTCAAAATCCAATCTATCCCCGGCATCGGGCGCGGCGAGACCATGCTGGCGCTTTCTTCACACCAAGAATGGGCGCCTATCGGTATCGCCCGTCAGCCTGAAACCGATATGAACGGCACAGAGTTTGTCTCGGATGAGGAAGCCGCGAAATAACGGGATATTCAATCTTTAAGAGTCTGCAATAACCGGGCAGCCTCTTCCCTGATTCCAGAGTCAATGTGGGTTCGAGCCATCTTTAGCGGCGCAATGGCGCGCCTATCTCCCATACGCCCCAATGCAATAGCTGCATCGTAATAAGCCCCATCTGCCGGGTCATGCAAGACCGCCAGAAGTGCGGATGAAGCATGCACATCCGCAATCTGCCCCAACGCCCACACCACAACCCGGCGTGGAGCAGTATCATGCTTATCCACGCTAGTCAGCAATTTCACCAGATAACTTACTGCCAGCGGGTCACCAATCTGACCGAGCGCCGCCGCCGCAGTAAAGCGCACATTCGGTACACTATCTTTCAGCAACTCGATGAGATACGAAACGGCGCGCTCATCCCGCATCCGTCCAAGGGCAGAGGCGGCTTGTCGGCGCTTTTCAGGGTCATAGTCGTGCAAAGAACTTATAAGAGTGTCAAATTGATCGTTCATAGGATAGCTGCCAGTATTAGAAACCTTGTAGTGTTTTTAAAGTTAGGTCAATTTTATAGCGATTCGAGGTTTTTATCAATCCTTTTAAAGGAAGAGGCTGAAGGAATTTCAGGGAAGGTGCTCTTGCTCGATTTCTACGCCCAGATAGCGGGTTTCTAGCGAGTCGGAGGAAATATCATCCCAAAAGCGATCTTTCAAATAGGTGGGATAGACCGGGAGGTTTACTAATTCGTGGGCATGGAACCAACGGGTGTGCCTTTCCAATTGTTGCGGGTCGGTAACATCTGCAATAGTGGTGGCGCTCAGTTCACCCGTAAAGCGGCTGATTAGAAAAGCTAACTCAAGATGGTGGCGATGGCGGCTTGGTTCAATAAATTCTCTGAAATATAAAAGCCGACCTTCGGTTTCTACTTCAAGCCCTGTTTCTTCTCGAAATTCTCGGCGCAACGCCTCAAAAACCGATTTGTCCTGTGATTCTTGCCCACCGCCCGGTAATGTCCAGAATTCTTCGTGGCTATCGGGAGTATGCTCGTGTACCAGCAAAAGCCTGTTCGCCGCATCAAGCATGACTCCGGCTACTCTGATACGATAATTCAATTGAACTCCAACTCCTTATCCTGAGTGTAGTTCAAACCCAGCTTTAGCGCAATTTCCGCTTTCTGCAACTCGCGCCCCAAATAGCTGTAATGCTCTTCCAGCGAAGCCAATTTTTCGTGGGCAATCAATAGGCAAAGCTGACGGGCAGTTTTCCCCTCAAAATAATAGGGTGTATTACCTTCGATGGTGCTATGCTGCACCTTAATCAAACTCCGTTCGCGTTCAAGCTCGATGATAAAATAACCACGCGGGTCGCTACGCCAATCTAAGCGGCGTTTCTTGAAAGAGTCGATGGTATCGAGCGCGAATTTCCACTTATCGGCATAAATATGTGCCGAGTGTGAAATGATGGTAAGCGCACCAAGCCTCAAGCCCGTGTCGTCCGCGATTTCCTTTTGCAGTTTGCGCAAGGCATAGGTATTTTGTGCCCACGCGGTGTAAATATCGTGACTACGGAAACGGGCGGTCATATAAAGTGCGCCATCCTGTACCCCTGCCGAAACTTCCAGCAAACAGGGCGGGTTATCACCCACGCTATCCTGTTCGACATCCCACGTCACCGCCACGGCGCGGCGGGTATGGTGCGCCTCGCGCAAACGCTCTTTCATCCGCGCAATTTGGTCGTGACCTTCCTCACCGAATGAACGCAGCCGTTCTCCATAGGTATAGGCTATTCCGGGTTCTTTCTCCGCGCTCAGGATTTTGGGATAGTAATTTTCTAGTTCGGCGCGACTAAAAGGCAAGTAATCAGCCCAAACGATGTCATCAGGGTTTTCATCGGTGATTACCGCTACCGTATTGTAAATCTCGCGCTGTTGCTGAGAATACTCAGTAGGCTTGATTTGCCCGAAGCGCATCACCAATTGCATTACTTCCAGCCATGTTTCGGCAACAGTTTCGCCCTGTACCCGAAATCCGGTGCGTTCGCTGGGTAGCGCCTTGCCGCCTTCTGGGGCAAGTTCGGGGAAAGTGCGAGGTTCGGCAAAAGGAGGAAGCGTAGCCAACTTAGCCAGTTCTAGCTTGATTTGCTCGGCAATTGCTTCGGGGTTTTTAGGATAGCCTTTAGCCGGACGCAAGTCAATGAGTTGCACCTGTTGGCGCAATTCCTCCCACGCTTCGAGGGGAATACCTTCATCCAGTTTAGCCTGTGTGCCGGGAATAGTATGGTTCGCGCCAAGCCCTTTGGCAAAAAAGCTTGCCAACGCTTCCCCGGTAGAGGATTGGTCAGCGCCACAAAGTATAAGGTAGCGTATTTGGGGAAACATGAAGATATTACGCGCCATCAGGTTGATACCCGCAAAGCTGTAAAGGTTGGCGCAGATGAAATAATCCGCAGTATCCAGTTTTTGGGCTATCAGATGACGCTGAGTCCAGAGGGTGCAAATGCCCACATTAGATTCAGGGTTGCCGATTTGGAGGTCTTTATAACTTATAAGATCGGTCAAATTATAAGTTGCGCCAAGTTCTGCGGTCATTTATTGCTATCCCAAAGCTTTGTTAATTATATTTTGTAGTTGGAAGATGAGGACCAATATATCCAATTATAATTTTACTTTCTGTAGTGGTTTGATATGGATAAAAATGCAATCTCCAAGCATTTTGTGGGAGTGAACAATGCCATTCAAACGTTCTAGTTTGACCATCGGGACAAACAAAAGTTCGTTTAGACGCATATTCTGCATTATTCATTGTAGACTCGCTTTCCTTTCGAGGTTCTCCACTTACTTGTGAAAAATCAAATGATCCTCGAGTCCGAGTACATGCTACCCTTTCAAGCTCTAATAATCGTTTTTTTATTGATCCAACCAGCTGATTTCCGTTAAGTAAGCCTTTTAGAGCATTACCAACTGAATCACAAAAATCTAATGATGGGAAAAATTCGTGTATGTTATCCCATAAATCTTTACCGTTATTAATCTTATCCAGCCGTTCAGCTTGTTCGGATGGAAGGTCGGTAGGTGAGAAAATTAGTGGGAATTTTTCCCGGATAATTTTGTCTGTAGGTAATTGTATATTTGGATCGATGGTTTCAATTTCTACCTCTATGTCAAGATGAGTAGAAACAGAAGTTAATTTTAATGTTGCTATATTTAATCCTATACCAAAACTATGTTGGTGAAATTTACAGGCTGTTGCAGTTGTTAATAACTCACCAATTCGCTTTTTATTTTCTTCAAGAATTTGTCTAAAAATAAATTCATTTGGCAAAATTTCAATTGTTTTATGTATGGCTAAATGCCCTAAGGCATCAAATTTATTTTCTATGTCACCAATAATGGACTCTTCATCATTATTTTTATCCCTAAAAAACTGATTCAATTTTTGTGTAATCGATATAATTCTTTTGCTATTAATCCCATATCTTCTAAAATCTTCAAACATAGGGAATTTTTGATTATTTATAAGATTGTATGTACATTTCGTGGAATGGAACCATTTATATGGCGAATTTGTGGCTTCAATAAGCCATGCCTCAAGAGCATCTACCCATTCTTCAACTGTAATTTTTTCAGCAGTATCAGAGGGTAATGTCAAAATATGAGGGTCAATAAGAAAACTTATCAAGACCTACCCTCCACTCGACTAATAATACTCTCTGATGTAATGATGCTTTCTTGAATTAAGGTTTCATCAAAGAACCCTTCAGGCCAGTTTTCGATAGCGCCATCTGATGAAATTTGGATTTTTTCAAAAGTGGTAGAGCCTGAGTCATCTTGCTTGGCAAAATATATAACGCAGTCACTTTTTTCCTGACCACCCGCTTGGACAATATGTAAACGAAGTTGGTTAATTAGGTTTTCACTATGAGTTTCAACCAAACATTGTTTGCCACACTTAACCAATCCCACTAGAAAATCTCCTAATCTTGATTGTACTCTAGGATGCAAGTGGAGTTCCGGTTGTTCTACAATTAATAGTGTTCCTTTTGGGGCTAATAAACCCATTACCAGAATTGGGAGTATTTGGCTTACACCTACGCCAACTGCAGTTAGAGGCAAAGGGGCATTACCTTGCTTTGGAATAATTTGCCAAATTACGCCAGTTTGTCCTGCAACCTCAATTTGGACGCGCTCTCCGACATTTAAATACTTAACCCAATTATCCAATGCATTTTTTAATTTATCCTTGTTTATATGTGATTCATAAGGATTATAATACTCTACAAAGTTATTTTGATTCGTATCATAAACATAGGCTGCATATTCTCCTCTGATACCAACATCATCAACTTCACTGCTTGGAGAAAATCTTTGCGCAGCTTGGGGATCTGCACGTAATGGACCTAAATAGCGAATTCGTCGTGTGAAATATTTGGCGATGTAATCTGATATTCGCTGCCATACTTCTAATTCAGGATTTTCAAAGGAAATTATTTCAATTCCCTCATCACTGCTATTAGGAAGTTCTTCATGTTTTAAGTATTCTTCGGTTATTAACGCTAGTATTAA
This window contains:
- a CDS encoding indolepyruvate ferredoxin oxidoreductase subunit alpha, whose amino-acid sequence is MGRNFSTETLRQLNFGKGQVLKGDMAVVVLKALLESGVSYLGGYPGAPTSSLYDAISDSYQEFLKPLGVYVEGSINEAAAAALLQASVNNPVRGAVNWKVVGNNVGADALAHISQPGLIGGAMVFVGEDYGLNSTSVAEKTLPYAHKSGLLCIDPRADSQLMADMVKKGFELSEVSGTIAMYLFRTRTGNMKGSLVCEDNATPQFNMNHKATRWEDKLTKIPLPPYSQVQERRKFEERMPAARRYIRENKLNDFFPGKNERIGFITQGMLYNTLLRTLTVLGEADNTGQCNFPIYNLNVIHPLVPEEIVEFLRDKEKVLIVEEGMPDSLETQIRAIAQSHRLHDLQIFGKGVLPEAGEYSPTVLLNSVTAWLSKEVYPGGATYFSGIAAELAQHLHDAANVFEDSLPLRLPHFCTGCPERPIFSALKLTEKKHGLPHYAGDIGCYIMGMYAPFEMTDTCTGMGTGLASAGAMARMTEQKTVGFLGDGTFWHSGLTTSIANATFNSQDATMVIFENGWTSMTGQQENPGTEENARHEKFKAMDIEMALHAAGVKNVVEVNPYKVGEVVKVLDKAFSSEESELKVIRSVGECMLERQRHEKVEKKERLDEGKRVEQSRFGIDDAVCTGDHSCIRVNGCPSLTIKDNPNPLRADPIATISNTCVGCGLCGEVAHAAVLCPSFYEAKVVTNPSRLERLKQKVNQKLIKLVFGAEV
- a CDS encoding Lrp/AsnC family transcriptional regulator, producing MADNFNGKEKYQNELKWGRMPESWRVGAREDAGIESAGQPPLDQLDTAIARALEKDSRISLLELSRQLGTSRTTISERLNRLIEQGVIKGFHARLDYRRLGYPIIAFVGLQTSQSQKAVEVIEALKQIPEVEELHTVTGQIDMLVKLRARSTEHLQHILIFKIQSIPGIGRGETMLALSSHQEWAPIGIARQPETDMNGTEFVSDEEAAK
- a CDS encoding HEAT repeat domain-containing protein produces the protein MNDQFDTLISSLHDYDPEKRRQAASALGRMRDERAVSYLIELLKDSVPNVRFTAAAALGQIGDPLAVSYLVKLLTSVDKHDTAPRRVVVWALGQIADVHASSALLAVLHDPADGAYYDAAIALGRMGDRRAIAPLKMARTHIDSGIREEAARLLQTLKD
- a CDS encoding NUDIX domain-containing protein is translated as MNYRIRVAGVMLDAANRLLLVHEHTPDSHEEFWTLPGGGQESQDKSVFEALRREFREETGLEVETEGRLLYFREFIEPSRHRHHLELAFLISRFTGELSATTIADVTDPQQLERHTRWFHAHELVNLPVYPTYLKDRFWDDISSDSLETRYLGVEIEQEHLP
- a CDS encoding thymidylate synthase → MTAELGATYNLTDLISYKDLQIGNPESNVGICTLWTQRHLIAQKLDTADYFICANLYSFAGINLMARNIFMFPQIRYLILCGADQSSTGEALASFFAKGLGANHTIPGTQAKLDEGIPLEAWEELRQQVQLIDLRPAKGYPKNPEAIAEQIKLELAKLATLPPFAEPRTFPELAPEGGKALPSERTGFRVQGETVAETWLEVMQLVMRFGQIKPTEYSQQQREIYNTVAVITDENPDDIVWADYLPFSRAELENYYPKILSAEKEPGIAYTYGERLRSFGEEGHDQIARMKERLREAHHTRRAVAVTWDVEQDSVGDNPPCLLEVSAGVQDGALYMTARFRSHDIYTAWAQNTYALRKLQKEIADDTGLRLGALTIISHSAHIYADKWKFALDTIDSFKKRRLDWRSDPRGYFIIELERERSLIKVQHSTIEGNTPYYFEGKTARQLCLLIAHEKLASLEEHYSYLGRELQKAEIALKLGLNYTQDKELEFN